The nucleotide window CCCTACGGCATGGTGATCTGCGCCGGGCCGACCGGCAGCGGCAAGACCACCACGCTCTACGGCTCGCTGGGCGAGCTCGACAGCAGCGAGCGCAACATCATGACCATCGAGGACCCGGTCGAGTACACCATGTCCTCGATCAACCAGATCCAGATCAACGAGCAGGCCGGCGTCACCTTCGCCGACGGCCTGAAGTCGATCCTTCGCCAGGACCCGGACGTCATCCTCGTCGGCGAGGTCCGCGACGTCGACACCGCGCGGATCGCCGTGCAGTCCGCGCTCACCGGGCACTTCGTGCTCTCGTCGCTGCACGCCACCGACGCCGCGTCGGCGCTGCACCGGCTGCTCGACATGGGGATCGAGAACTTCCTCGTGGCGTCGTCGGTCACCGCGGTGCTCGCCCAGCGGCTGGTCCGGCGGATCTGCCTGCGCTGCCGCGAGTACTACGCGCCGTCGGCCGAGGAACTGTCCTTCATGGACTCACTCGGCGCGGACGAGCCGGCGGGCGGGTTCGTCCGCGGCGCGGGCTGCAACTTCTGCGCGCAGACCGGGTTCCTGGACCGCACCGGCGTCTACGAGCTGATGCCGGTCAGCGAAGGGATCCGCACGCTGGTGCTGGAGAGCGCGCCGCACCGCGAGGTGCACGAACTGGCCCGCAAGGAAGGCATGCGGACGCTGCAGGACGAGGCCCTGCGGCTGGTCGCCGAGGGTGTCACCACCCCGGCCGAAGTGCTGCGGTCGATCTACCTCACCGGAGGGGCCCGATGAACCGGTACGCCTACGTCGCCACCGGCCCGGACGGGCAGCGCACCCGCGGGGTGCAGAAGGCCGCCGACGCCGATTCCGCCGTCCTCGCGCTGTACGAACGCGAACTGCGGGACATCGAGGTCACCGAAAAGAAGAGCGTGCTGAGCCTGGAGCTGACCGCGCCGCGGGTCAAGCGCGAGGTCGTCATGCACCTCTCGCGCCAGCTCGGCGCGTTCGTCCGGGCCGGGTTGCCGCTGATCGACGCCGTCCGGATCCTCGGCGCCGAGGCCGCGAACTCGTCGGTCGCGCGGATGCTGCGCGACGTCGAGGCTGGCCTGCGCGGCGGCGACCGGCTCTCGGACTGCATCGACCGGCACCCGAAGATCTTCCCCGAGTTCTACCGCGAGATCCTGCGCTCGGCGGAGCTCACCGGCCAGCTCGACGTCGTCCTCGACCGGCTGGCCGACTACCTCGAACGCGACCTGGAAGCCCGGCGCAAGATCAAGGCCGCGCTGATCTACCCGGCGATGATCGCGCTGATGGCGGTCGTCACCGTCGTCGTGCTCGCCACGTTCGTGCTGCCACGGTTCAAGGCGTTCTTCGCCAGCCTGGACGCCGAGCTGCCACTGCCGACGCGGCTGCTGCTGGCCGTCACCGACTTCCTGGGCCAGTGGTGGTGGGCGCTGCTGGCCGGGCTGCTCGCCGTGGTCGCGCTGTACGCCCTCGGCGTGCGCACACCCCGCGGCCGGTACGCCCGCGACCGCGCGGTGCTCGCCGTCCCGGCGATCGGCCCGACCGTGCGGCACGCGCTGGTCGAGCGGTTCTGCCGGATCCTCTCCTCGATGGTGAGCGCCGGGGTCCCGCTGCCGGAGGCCCTGCGGGTCGCGACGGACTCGCTGCGCAACCGCGTGTTCATGCGCGCGCTCGGCCGCGTCGGCCAGTCGGTGCTCAACGGCGAAGGCCTTTCGCGCCCGCTCACCGGCTCCGGGCTGTTCCCGGTGACCGCCGCGCAGATGATCCGCGTCGGCGAGGACACCGGCACCCTCGACACCCAGCTCGAGGTCACCGCCCAGTACTACGAAGGCGAACTGGACTACCGGCTGAAGAAGCTCACCGCGCTGTTCGAGCCGGCCGTCATCGTCGTGATGGGCCTGGTCGTCGGGTTCGTCGCGGTCGCGCTCGTCTCGGCGATGTACGGGATCTTCGACCAGGTGCACGTCTGATGAACACGGGTTTGACGGACACCGACGATCGAGGCGAAAGCCTCCTCGAGCTGCTGATCGCGGTGGCGATCCTGGGCGTCGCGGTGGTCGCGATCGTCGGCGGGATCGGCGTGAGCGTGTTCATGTCCGACGTCCACCGCAAGCAGGCCACGGCCGGCGCCGGGGTGCGCGACTTCGGCGAGGCCGTCATGGCGGGCGGCTACTTCGCGTGCGCCGCGCCGGCGAAGTACGCCGCGCCGGCCGGGTTCACCGTGCCGTCCGGGTTCACCAGCTCGGTGACGTCGGTGAAGTACTGGACCGGCTCGGCGTGGTCGGCGACCTGCGGCACCGACACCGGGCTGCAGCAGGTGACCCTGCAGGTCGCCAGCGGCGACGGGCGGGCGAGCGAACGCCTGGAGGTCGTGGTTCGCAAGCGGTGCGGGCTCGGGGAGCCGCTGTGCTGAGCCGCCGGTCCGACGCCGGGTTCACGCTGGTGGAGCTGCTGATCGTGGTCGTCATCCTCGGGGTGGTCGCCGCCCCGATCGCGAACGCGGTGATCGTGTCGATCCAGAACACCGACGCGACGGCCGCCCGGCTGGCCGTCTCCCACGATGCCCAGCAGAGCGCGGCGTTCTTCGCCCAGGACGTCGCCGCGGTCGGCCTGCGGGACTACTCGGGCGCGGTGGCGAACGGGAAGGTCCCGTACTCGCCGTCGATCCAGCTCGGCGCGACCTACGACAGCGGTGCCCAGGTGTGCGGCACGGCGGCGACACCGGTTTCGGTCGTCCGGCTGCTGTCCGACGACTGGGACACCGGCACGCCGGTCGCGACCCGGCGCACCGCGGTCGTCGCCTACTACCTGGCCGGGACCGAGCTGCACCGGTTGCGCTGCCTGGATTCCGCGACGGTGTCGGACGCGGTCGTCGCCCACCACGTCGACCCCGCCACGCCCGCGGTGACGTGCTCCAGCGCGTGTGCCGACGCGGCCGTGCCGTTGTGGGTGAAGTTCACCTTCACCGCCGTGGCGGAGCACGCCGACCCCTACCCCATCACCCTGTTCGGGCAACGGAGGCAGACATGAAGCGCCGGTGGAAGGGCGACGACTCGGGAGCCGCGCTGCCCCTGGTGCTCGTGCTGGTCACGGTGGTCGCGGTGGTGCTCGGCGCGCTGCTGTCGTTCGCCGACACCAGCGTCCGCACCACGGTCGCCCTCCGCGACCAGGCCGCGTCCGCCTACACGGCCGACGGCGCGCTGCAGGCGGGGATCAACGCGATCCGCAACGGCACGTTCACCGGCGCGGCAGGCGAGCACTGCTTCGGCGGGTCCGACACGCTGACACTGCCGAACTTCGGCGGCGCCGGTTCGGCCGCCGTGTCGTGCACCGCCGATCCGGCGAAGGTGCTGATCCAGTGCCCGTCCCTGAGCGTGTGCAACCGGCCGGGCAACGCGATCCTCACCCTCGGCACCGGCGGCGAGGACGGGCTCAACATCCAGCAGCCGACCGGTTCGGCGTTCCGCGTCCACGGCGTCGTGTACTCGAACTCGAACATCCGCGTGGTCAACGGCTCGCTCGACACGAACACCGCGGTGTACGCGCGCGGTGCCTGCGCGGGCACGATCCGGAGCACGCCCGCGCCGTCGTGCGGCTACGGCGGGTCGGCGATCGGCGCCGACCCGGGCTACGCGCCGGCGTTGACGTCCGTGCCGCCGCGGCAGCCGCTGCCGCCGTGCACCAAGGCCGGTTCGCTGGTCACCTTCCAGCCCGGGTACTACGACGACGCGGCCGGGCTGTCGGCGATGATGTCGAGCAGCAGCAAGTGCAAGGACAGCACGTGGTGGTTCACGCCCGGCACGTACTACTTCGACTTCCACAACAGCGCCCCGGTCCGGCCGCCGTCCCTGCCCGGCGGCACCGACGAGTGGACGATCGACAACGGCTACCTGGTCGCGGGCACGCCGGTGGACGAGAGCGGGCGGATCATCGCCAAGCCGCCGGTCCCGGCGAAGATCCCCGGCGCCTGCGACAACCCGATCGAGGACGCGAAGGCGGTCGGCGTCCAGTTCGTGTTCGGCGGCGACAGCCGGCTGGCGGTGAAGGCCGGGCAGGCGGAGATCTGCGGCACGTACCGCGCGGACCGGCCACCGGTCGCGCTCTACGGGCTCACCTCCGGTGCGGAGTCGCCGGTGACGGCGGCGCTCGGCCCCGGTTCCGTGACCGGCGGCTTCACCGGCGGAACCACCGCTTCGCTGTCCAAAGTGGATGGTGCAGGGGCGACCTGGGTGGCCCCCGGCAAGAGCGGCGGCACCGCCACCCTGACCGCCACCGGCTTCTCCCCCGCCACGGCACCGCCCGCCGGGACGATCCTGACGTCGGCGAAGGTGCGGGTGGTCCACAGCAACGACAACGGCGCGAGCAAGGATGCGCGCACGGCCCAGTTCACCCCGGCGGGGGGCTCGCCGATCCCGCTGACCCTGTCCACGCCCAACGACGGCTCGACGGCCACCGACGTCACCGACGTGACGAGTCAGCTGGCCCAGGCGGTGTACGACGGCACCTTCACCGGCGGCCAGCTGGGCTACAGCGTGAACGTCAAGCACGAGGGCACCGAACTGGTGGATGCGCTGCAGCTGGAGCTCAGCTACACGCCGCCCGCGCTGCGGGCCGAGAGCGGGTGCACCCAGCTGCTCTACACCAGTCCTTCCGCGTGCGCGCTGGTCACCGCCGTGAACAACTCCGGCAACCGGTTCTACGTGCAGGGGACGACGTACGCGCCGAAGGCCGTCCTCGACGTCACGCTGAACAACGCGACCGAGCCGATCTTCCGCTTCGGCGTCATCGCGCGGTCGTTGTGGGTGAAGGAAACCGGGAGCGTGACGTTCACCGGGGCGGTCATCGAGGTGCCGGACGACTCGCCCGGGTTCGTCTTCGGCGTCTACCTGTCGGCGTACGTGTGTCCGGGTGCGGGGACGTGCGCGCCTTCGGGGACGCCGTCGGCGCGGGCGCGCGTGGCCTATGTGGACGGTGATCCGACGAACCCGGTGCCGGGGGCGCGTCAGGTGTCGGTGCTGAGCTGGTCGGGCAACCGCTGACGGCTCAGGCCAGACCGGTCAGCCGCAGGTAGGCGGCACCGAGCGGACCGGCCGCGAAGATCGCCAGCAGGGCCGCGGCGATCATGAACGGGCCGAACGGCAGGGCCGTCTTGCGGCCGCCCTTGCGGGTCGCCAGCACGACGACGCCGGCGAGCGCGCCGAGCAGGAACCCGCCGAACGCCCCGACCAGCAGAGCCGGCCAAGAGAGATAGGCGAGGATCCCGCCGAGGATGCCCGCGAGCTTGACGTCGCCGAAGCCCATGCCGGCCGGGTAGGCCAGCGCGAGGAGGAGGTAGAAGGCGAACAGCGCGGCGCCGCCGATCCCGGCGCGGGCCAGTGACCACCAGTCGTCGCGCCACCAGGCCGACGCCGCCAGCAGGACCAGCAGGACGGGGTAGGACGGCAGCACGATCGCGTCCGGCAGGCGGCGGACGTCGAGGTCGATCAGGGCCAGCGCGATCCCGATCGCGCCGAAGTACAGGAAGGCGGGCAGGGCCGGCGGGTCGAGGCGCAGGGCCAGCAGGGCGAACAGGACGGCGGTGCCGAGCTCGACGAGCGGGTACCGGACGCTGATCCGGGTCCCGCAGCCCGCGCACCGGCCGCGCAGGACGAGCCAGCCGACGACGGGGACGTTGTGCCGGGCCTTGATGGCCTGCCCGCAGCCGGGACAGTGCGACGGCGGCCGCACGACCGACTCCCCGCGCGGCACCCGGTGGATGACGACGTTGAGGAACGACCCGACGAGCAGGCCGAGCACCCCGGCCGCCACGACCAGCACCGCCATCGGGCTCCTTAGGACTCGGGGTCGGCCACCCGCAGATCTTGCCGGACCCGGCTCCCGCCCGCGACCGGACCACACGCGCACCCAGGCGGACGACACGCGTACCTGGACGGACGACACGGCGGCGGGCGGGGCGGCCGGCGTGTCGTCCGTGGGGGTACGCGTGTCGTCCGTGGGGTCCCCGCCCTGCTCGCCGGCGGGGTGGTTCCGCCGCCCGAGGAGATGGTCGAGGCGCTGCGGGCGCGGGCGCTGCGGACCGCCCAGGAGCTCGCCGCCGCCCAGGGCATGGCCGGCGCGGCCACCCGGCTCGACCCCGACCGGGCCGCCCAGGCACTGATCGAGGCGTCGCGGTCGGCCGGGCTGCTCGTCGTCGGGTCGGCCGGGCACGGCAGGCTCACCAGCCTGCTCGCCGGGTCGGTCGCCGCCGCAGTCGGGACGCACGCCCGGTGCGACACCGTCGTCGTCCGCGGGGACAGCTGGGACGAACCGGTGCGGCCGCGCGGCCCGTCGTCACCGGCGTCGACGGCAGCGAGGCCGGGGCGCGGGTCCTGGAGACCGCGCTCGCCGAGGCGCGCCTCCGCCGCGCGCTGCTGGTCGTGCTGCACGCGTGGGCGGACAGCCCGCCGCCGCACCGGGACCCGCGGTGCGTCACCGAGGCCGGCCGGCGGCTGCTCGGCGAGCGGGTGCTGGCCCACGACACCGGGGACGTCGATGTCGAGCAGGTGGTCGTGCACGCCCACCCGCGGAAGGAGCTCGTCGACCGCAGCGGCGGCGCCCAGCTGGTCGTCCTCGGCGACCGCGGCCGCGGCGGGTTCCCCGGCCTGCTGCTCGGCTCCACCGGCCAGGCCCTCCTGCACCACGCCGCCTGTCCCGTCCACCTCGTCCGCACCACCGTGTAAAGGGGAAGCGGAACGGAAGCCGCACCGGGCAGGATGGCGGCGAAGCGAGTGGGAGGAACAACCATGAAGACTGCGGTACAGGCCGGCCTGCTGGCGATCCTGGCGGGCGCCACGGTGCTGGCGGCCCCGGCGCAGGCGGCCACGATCGTCCGGCGCACGGCCACCTGCCAGGCCACCGGCTACAGCGGCACGTTCACCCTCCAGTACGACTCCGTCAGCGGCTACCACCGCATCATCGGCGGGTACACCTCGTCGGGGCCCTACATCGGCGACGCCGTGGGCACGGTGACCCTGCGGATCTCGTACCGGGCCGGCTCGACGACGCACACGGTGTACTCCCAGTCCTCGGCGACGACCGGGAGCACCACGTTCACGACGCCGTCGACCACCACCGTGCCGACGATCTACACGGGCACGGCGTCGGCGAAGTTCGACAACGGCACGGTGTCCTGCACCGCGACGGTGCCGATCAGCTAGCTAGCCGCGGCCGGGGTGGTCGTCACTGGGCGACGAGCCGCTGTTCCCGAAGGCCGTCCAGCCGGAACAGCGGCGCGACCGCGGCGAGGTCCAGTGCGCGCCGCACGACCTTCGACGGTTTCAGCACCAGGTCGATCCCGGCGTCGGCGCAGCGTGCCCGCAGCCGGCCCAGTGACGCCACGCCCGTCACGCCGCAGAACCCGACGCCGAGCAGGTCGACCACCAGGTGCCCGGGTGCCGCCGCGACCGCGCGGTCGAGTTCGTCGTCGAGCCGCGGGCGCGTCGCCATGTCGATTTCGCCCGCCACCGTGACCCGCAACGTCCCTGGCCGGGGCTCCGCGGTGGTCGCGGTCAGCAGCATCGCGGACAGGTCGAGGGCGCTCATCGAAGTGCTCCTTCCACAGGGTCAACGGCGGATGTTCACCTCCTACCCCGTCGCCGCGGCCACCAAACCGGACGAAAGTGTGTGAAGCTCGGAACCGACCGTGAGGAGCGATGATGCCCGGACTCCTGCTGCGCGACGGCCGTCCCTGGGGCACCGCCGGCCCCGCCGACCTCCTCCTCTCGGACGGCGTCATCGCCGCGGTGGGGCCCGGCATCGAAGCGAGGGACGCCGAAGTCGTCGAGCTCGGCGGGCGGCTCGTGCTGCCCGGGCTCGTCGAAGCCCACTGCCACCTGGACAAGACGCTCTACGGCGGGCCGTGGCGGCCGCACTCGGCCGGGCCCGCGCTGGCCGACCGGATCGCCGACGAACGCCTCCGCCGCGCCGAACTCGGGCTGCCCGACCCGGCCCGGGTCAGCGCGCTGCTGGAGACCATGGCCGCCGCCGGGACCACGCACGTCCGGACGCACACGGACGTCTACTCGGGCACCGGGCTCACCGGGGTCGAGGTCGTCCGGGACACCGCCGCGCGGCTGGCGGGGCGGATCACCGTCGAGCAGGTCGCCTTCCCGCAGAGCGGCATCCTCACCAACCCGGGCACCGCCGCGCTGCTGGAAGAGGCGATCAAGCTCGGGGTGCACGCGGTCGGCGGCATCGACCCGGCCGGGATGGACCGCGACCCGGTCCGGCACCTCGACGTCGTCTTCGGCCTCGCCGAACGCCACGGCGTGCGGATCGACCTGCACCTGCACGACCCCGGCTCGCTCGGGGTGTTCGAGCTGGAGCTGATCATCGAGCGGACGCGGGCGGCCGGCCTCGCCGGGCGGGTGACGGTCAGCCACGCCTACGCACTCGGCCAGGCCGACGCCGCGACGCAGGACAGGCTGGCCGCGGGCTTGGCGGAAGCGGGCGTCACGATCACGACGGCCGCCGTCTTCGACTTCCCGGTCCCGCCGGTGAAGAAGCTGCGCGCGGCCGGGGTGAACGTGGCGTGCGGGCACGACGACATCCGCGACCTGTGGAGCCCGTACGGCAGCGGCGACCTCCTGGACCGGGCGATGCACCTGGCCTACCGCAGCACGTTCCGCCGCGACGAGGACATCGAACTGGCCCTGGAGGCCGTCACCTACGGCGGCGCCAGGGCCTTCGGCCTCGACGGCTACGGCCTCGCCGCGGGCGCGCCCGCGGACCTGGTGGTGGTCGACGCGGAGACCCCGGCCCACGCCGTGGTGACGCGGCCGCCGCGCGACCTCGTCGTCAAGGCGGGCCACATCGTCGCCCGGAGCGGCGCCCTCCCAGCGCCGGGAGCCTCGGCAGGATCGTGACCGTGCCCTCTCACCGCCGCCAGCCCGGTGAGAAGACCGGCCGGACCGGCACGCCGCCCCGGGCCGTGCCCAGGTCCGTCAACTCCACCTTCTCCAGGCCGTTGCCCGGGCCGCCGTCGCTGGTGACCGCCAGGGCCAGGGTGTTGCGGCCGTGCGGGTCGAGGATGCCGGTCGGCAGCACGAACGTGTGCTGCGGGCCGACGTCCCCGATGTACTGGCCGAGGTTCCAGCCGTTGAGGTACACCAGCACCCGGTAGCGGCCGCCTGAGCGCGGCTTCGCCGGGTCGCCGATCGTCAGGCCCACCGACGTGTCCTGGTCGCGCGGGATCCGCAGCGAGAACGTCGTGCGGTACCACGTCGTCCCCGGATCGGCCGTCGCCGCCGGGACCGCCGCCGGTGCCCAGGCGCGGTCCGGGAAGCCCGGCAGGTGCCAGCCCGCGCGCTCCCCCGCGAGACCGCCGCTGTTCAACGGGCCGCGCACGGGGTCGGCCGTGCCGCCCTGCAGCTTCCACGCCACCCCGGTCAGGGACGTCGAGATGAGTCCGCGGCCTTCCTTGTGCGCGTCGTTGACGCCGCCGTCCTGGTTGTGGCCGTTGTTGCGGACCATCACCGACAGCACGTGCGGGCCGTCGCCACGCAGCCCTTCGGGCACGGTGAACTCCGCGGTGCCGGTCGTCGGCGGCGCGGCCAGCGCGGACGGCAGGACGTGCTGCCCGAGGTACTGCCCGTCCAGCCACGCCTGCAGCACCCCGGCACCGCCGCCGCCGTAGCGGACGGCGACCTTCTCCCCCGCCGTCCCGGTGAACCGGCCGCGGTACCAGACGTCGCCGACGCCGAAGCCGTAGTCGTCCGCGGTCAGCACCGGCTGCCCGGCCGGGGGCGGGGTGGTGCTGTTCGTAGTGGTCCGGTCCGCCGAAGGCCACGCCGAGTCGTCGTACCCCGGTTCGGCCTCCGGGGAGCCCGGCGCCGAGCGCCAGCCGGTGAGCTCCGGCAGGCGCGGGTCGGCCGGTCCGGGCAGCGGCCGCAGTGCGACCATGCTGCCCGACGTCGTGGGCCGCATCGGCACCGGCGCGCCGTTCCACCACAGCAGCGGACCGCGGGCACCCCACACCTCGAGGTCCCTCGGCGCCTTCGTGTCGCCGGTCAGCACGAACCCGGCGTGGGCGGTCCGCACCAGGTCCGGCCCGCGCACGAGCAGGCCGCCGACCGGCCAGAACGTGTCCGCGGCGGCGTCGTCGGCGAGCAGCAGCGTGACGGCCGGGCGGCCGCCGCCGCTGATCCGGACGCGGGCGAGCCCGTCGTGGCGGTAGTTCAGCCGCAGGTCGTTGCCGGACCAGGTCGTCGTGACGTCGCCGGCGAGGACGTCCACGCGCGGCTGCGTCGCGTACCGCAGCACCGTCTCGCCGTCCTCCCCCGGCCGTCCGTGCAGCAGCACGGTCCCGGCCGCCTGGGCCATCAGCTCCGACGTCGAGTACACCAGGTGCTGGCCGGCGACGTCGAAGTTCGCGACCAGGTACTTGGCGTCCTGGCCGTTCAGCCGCAGCGGCACGGTGTAGTCACCGTCCGATGTGGACAGCGGGAAGGTGAAGCTGTCGTCGGTGGTGGCGTTCGACGGGTTGTGCACCGGCAGGTAGAAGTGCACGCCGGTGTCCGGGTTGACGTTGTGGTAGACCTTCACCGCGGCCGACGACGGCGTCACCGGCGCCCCGCGGTCCAGCTTGGCCAGGTCCGGCACGGTGGCCAGGAAGGACCCGATCTCCTTCATGGTCAACACCTTCGGCCGCAGCTGACGGCCTTCGTCGATCGCCGCGCCGTAGTCGTAGGAGCTGTAGACCACCGGCGCCGCCAGGCCGCCCCACGACGTGCCGCCGAAGGTCATGTAGAAGTTCTGGATCGTCAGGCCGTTCGCCAGGTTCGTGCCGTAGAAGACCCGCTCGTAGCCCGGCCCCTGCCGCACCGCGGTGCACGGGTAGGTGCCGTTGCTGCCCCAGTAGTCGAACCAGCCGCCGCCGAACTCGGCGACGAACCCGGGCGTGTTCGGCGACGCGCTCGCGCCGCCCTTGGCCCCGCCCGGCCCGTAGGTCCCCCAGTCCGGCGCCACGTTCGGGTTGCCCGGCGTCGCGTCGGTCCGGCAGGTGCCGCCGGGGTAGCCGTCGAAGGCGTAAAGGTCGACCTTGCCCTCGACGGTGCCGGGCACCCCGGAACCGGGCGGCACCCAGATGCCGTTGCGGCCCTTGTCGTTGTGGAAGACCGGGACGGTGATCCCGTCGGCCTTCACCTTGTCGTAGAGGTGGGCGACGTAGTTCTTCTGCGCGGTGCCGGTGGCGGCCAGCTCGTTCTCGATCTGGTAGAGGATCACCGAGCCGCGGCCGTCGGTGTACTGGTGGCGGGCGATGATCCGGTCGATCGCGGTGAGCCACTCGTCGGCCGCGGCGAGGTAGTCGGGGGCGTCGCTGCGGGCCCGGCCGGCCTGGGTGTTCAGCCAGGCCGGGAAGCCGCCGCCGGTGACCTCGGCGTTGATGTACGGGCCGGGCCGCGCGATGACGTACAGCCCGGCCTCGGCGGCCAGGTCGAGGACGCGGTCCATGTCGCGGACGCCGGAGAAGTCGTACACCCCGGGCGCCGGCGAGTGGTAGTTCCAGTCGAAGTAGATCGAGACGGCGTTGTAGCCGGTCGCCTTCATCTTCTGCAGGACGTCCCGCCACAGGTCCGGGCTCGGCAGCCGGAACGGGTGGAACTCCCCCGACCAGACGACCTGGCGGCGGCCGTCCAGCATGAGCGAGTACTTGTCGAACGTGACCTGGTGCTTCGGCGGTGCCGCCTCGGCGGCCGACGCCGGCGCGGCACAGAGCCCGGTCGCGACGAGCAGAGCGAGCAGGAACGACAGGAACCGGCGCATGGACTCACTTTCGGCGACGAGAGGTATAGGTCGTTATACGCGGTTGCGGCCGACGTAGACGTTGCGGGCGCGGTAGTAGGTCGGCGACGTCGGCCCCGGGGAGCCGGCCGAGCCTTCCATCTGCAGGTTGATGATCAGCCACATCGGCTTCCCGACGAAGTTCGCGCCGCGGTGCTGGCCCACCCACTTGCCGTCGAGGTAGTAGTGGATGTCCACATCGGACGCGTTGACCTTCGCGATCCAGGCGCGGTAGCCGTGCCAGCCACCGGGGTTGCTCACCCCGACGATCGTGTTGGACCAGGCCCCACTGGCGTTCTTGTAGGTGTTGAACCAGTTCCGCGCGTCACCCTTGTACTCGAGGATGTCGCTTTCCGGCGGCCAGCTCGTGGCGCCGGTCAACCAGAACGCCGGCCAGGTGCCCCGCGCCGACGGGGCCTGGAACTCGCCGCGGACCTCCCACTGCGGGAACTGGTCGGTCACGGTGATCTGCTGCTTGGCGTGGATCGCGCCGGAGTGGTAGTGGATCGGCAGGTACGGGTCCTTCGCACTGTTCCCCTCGTTCCCGCTGATGCGCGTGGCCTTCAGGACCAGCACTCCGCCGGACTCCAGGTAGACCTGGCTGTGGTCGGACGCGCTGGCGTACATCCGGGCGGTGCCGTTGTGGTCCGAGCCCCACGGGTAGCGGTAGTTCCACGCGGCCTGCAGCGTGTTGTAGCTCGCGAACGTGCCGTCCAGCACCGTTTCGAAGCCTGCCGCCGAGGCTCTGCCGCCGAACGCGGCGGTCGCGAGCCCGGCGGCGCCGGCAGCGAGGATCGTCCTGCGGGTGTGGGGCATCGTTGCCTCCCGGGTTCAGTACACGTAGGGCCAGCCGGCGCTGTCGTAGCCGATGAGGTTGATGCCGAGCTTGCCCGTCAACGGCGTCGCGTCGGAGTAGTAATAGTGGTAGACGAGCACGTCGGCGTCGGAGTCGTGGACAACGGCGACGTGGCCGGGGCCGTGGACCGCGCCGTGGCTCGCCAGGATCTCCGTGCCGCCGCCCGCGGTCATGCGGACGCCGTTGCGGTCGGTGTACGGGCCGGTGATCGACGTCGAGCGGCCGGCCATCACGCGGTAGGTGCTCTTGGTGCCCTGGCAGCACAGGTCCCAGGAGACGAACAGGTAGTAGTAGCCGCCGTGCTGGATGATGAACGGCGCTTCCTCGGCCGTCGTGCTGCCGGTGCGCTGGGCGAGGCTGCGCAACGCCGTGTCGGAGGTGCTGCGCTTGCCGGTGGCCGGGTCGAGCCGGATCATCTTGATGCCGGTCCACCACGAGCCGAAGCTCAGCCACCAGCGGCCGGAGGAGTCGACGAACAGGTTCGGGTCGATCGCGTTGTAGTCGTTGCCCGTGCTGGTCTGGATGACGATGCCGTGGTTGGTCCAGCTGCCCGGCAGGCCGGTCGTGCTGGTGGCGAGGAAGATCGCCGAGTTGCGCGAGCCGAACGAGGAAGCGGCGTAGTACAGGTAGTACCTGCCGTTGTGGAACGAGATGTCCGGCGCCCACAGGTATTCCGGCTTCCCGGGATCGGTGAACGGCGCGGTCCACGGCGCGCCGTTCGGCCACACCGAGCCGATCCGCGTGAAGTGGATCCGGTCGGTCGAGCGGCGGATCTGCAGGTACCTGTCGGTGGAGTAGAGCAGGTAGCTGCCGTCCGCCGCGCGGATCACGGCCGGGTCGTGCACGGCCTCGACGTCCCCGGTGACGTACCCGGGGTCGGGGTAGGTCGCGGCTTGCGCGGCGGGCGCGCCGAGCAGCGCGGCCGCGACGACGGCGATGACCGGGAGGCGGCGCAGGCTCATGGGATGTCCTCGGTTCGACGCTGATCCTGGACGTTGTTAACGTCAACACGCGACGGTCGTGAGTGGGTAAGGCGCGTTCTGACCCGCCT belongs to Amycolatopsis tolypomycina and includes:
- a CDS encoding type II secretion system F family protein, which translates into the protein MNRYAYVATGPDGQRTRGVQKAADADSAVLALYERELRDIEVTEKKSVLSLELTAPRVKREVVMHLSRQLGAFVRAGLPLIDAVRILGAEAANSSVARMLRDVEAGLRGGDRLSDCIDRHPKIFPEFYREILRSAELTGQLDVVLDRLADYLERDLEARRKIKAALIYPAMIALMAVVTVVVLATFVLPRFKAFFASLDAELPLPTRLLLAVTDFLGQWWWALLAGLLAVVALYALGVRTPRGRYARDRAVLAVPAIGPTVRHALVERFCRILSSMVSAGVPLPEALRVATDSLRNRVFMRALGRVGQSVLNGEGLSRPLTGSGLFPVTAAQMIRVGEDTGTLDTQLEVTAQYYEGELDYRLKKLTALFEPAVIVVMGLVVGFVAVALVSAMYGIFDQVHV
- a CDS encoding GspE/PulE family protein — protein: MRLRTQPRTVDLRTVTPDRAAADLLGEAKARELCAIPLTVREDTVLVAVADAAAAPALQQALGRPVTVAVAERADILATIGRTYRALTGVDQQVKAFEARDAVRRDAARAEAPPAANDDAPVVHVVSLMIKQALRDRASDIHVEPQADRIRVRYRIDGVLHDVLDLPGSMGPAVTSRIKILAGMNIVERRRPQDGQISMDVEDRPVDIRVASTPVVGGEKVVLRLLDKSRPLFHLRQLGMPAEMAARYTGVLQSPYGMVICAGPTGSGKTTTLYGSLGELDSSERNIMTIEDPVEYTMSSINQIQINEQAGVTFADGLKSILRQDPDVILVGEVRDVDTARIAVQSALTGHFVLSSLHATDAASALHRLLDMGIENFLVASSVTAVLAQRLVRRICLRCREYYAPSAEELSFMDSLGADEPAGGFVRGAGCNFCAQTGFLDRTGVYELMPVSEGIRTLVLESAPHREVHELARKEGMRTLQDEALRLVAEGVTTPAEVLRSIYLTGGAR
- a CDS encoding STAS domain-containing protein, giving the protein MSALDLSAMLLTATTAEPRPGTLRVTVAGEIDMATRPRLDDELDRAVAAAPGHLVVDLLGVGFCGVTGVASLGRLRARCADAGIDLVLKPSKVVRRALDLAAVAPLFRLDGLREQRLVAQ
- a CDS encoding type IV pilus modification PilV family protein codes for the protein MNTGLTDTDDRGESLLELLIAVAILGVAVVAIVGGIGVSVFMSDVHRKQATAGAGVRDFGEAVMAGGYFACAAPAKYAAPAGFTVPSGFTSSVTSVKYWTGSAWSATCGTDTGLQQVTLQVASGDGRASERLEVVVRKRCGLGEPLC
- a CDS encoding universal stress protein, which encodes MRHRRRPRGQLGRTGAAARPVVTGVDGSEAGARVLETALAEARLRRALLVVLHAWADSPPPHRDPRCVTEAGRRLLGERVLAHDTGDVDVEQVVVHAHPRKELVDRSGGAQLVVLGDRGRGGFPGLLLGSTGQALLHHAACPVHLVRTTV
- a CDS encoding prepilin-type N-terminal cleavage/methylation domain-containing protein — its product is MLSRRSDAGFTLVELLIVVVILGVVAAPIANAVIVSIQNTDATAARLAVSHDAQQSAAFFAQDVAAVGLRDYSGAVANGKVPYSPSIQLGATYDSGAQVCGTAATPVSVVRLLSDDWDTGTPVATRRTAVVAYYLAGTELHRLRCLDSATVSDAVVAHHVDPATPAVTCSSACADAAVPLWVKFTFTAVAEHADPYPITLFGQRRQT
- a CDS encoding prepilin peptidase gives rise to the protein MAVLVVAAGVLGLLVGSFLNVVIHRVPRGESVVRPPSHCPGCGQAIKARHNVPVVGWLVLRGRCAGCGTRISVRYPLVELGTAVLFALLALRLDPPALPAFLYFGAIGIALALIDLDVRRLPDAIVLPSYPVLLVLLAASAWWRDDWWSLARAGIGGAALFAFYLLLALAYPAGMGFGDVKLAGILGGILAYLSWPALLVGAFGGFLLGALAGVVVLATRKGGRKTALPFGPFMIAAALLAIFAAGPLGAAYLRLTGLA